A genome region from Triticum aestivum cultivar Chinese Spring chromosome 2B, IWGSC CS RefSeq v2.1, whole genome shotgun sequence includes the following:
- the LOC123042265 gene encoding uncharacterized protein, which translates to MASSTGLPNQVVATYCRQEKRARIAGIPMDPNWRDWADLIAGPAGLIAERVLADDVADYLRFRMVCRTWRHCTASPHGYGSLDRRFHPRRWIMLPQTMGDVRKRRTFMNVSTGERLQVNLPELCYQHVFGTTSDGLVVLCDRRTYAIRLLNPLTRQLTSLPDATTLQYTASSQQRTSGYTLKFLQVFGAGLADDSTVALYFGGTWLATAKPGDKQWTRLHHIWDNMIIATLPFAGRFYCVTEKAIMALDTSQRQPRLVVAAGLGDLGSTNVWYDRTMKLVDNGGELVLARRIPLDSKNPLRGGYEAHRVDLEAGITLPMQQGFGGRALFVGTPSHLGPGRALLLPAGLFSHVLGDTVYLCNATIADPPRIEACRLLYGHARSGSAIGPTGLSYGHHSRVYIGDARPCSVIDHVSRYVCGSKIIVKQRRHHSERQARHGPTSVHIKSV; encoded by the exons ATGGCATCGAGCACTGGGCTGCCTAACCAAGTCGTCGCAACGTATTGCCGGCAAGAAAAGCGTGCACGCATCGCCGGGATCCCCATGGACCCTAACTG GAGGGACTGGGCAGACCTGATCGCCGGGCCTGCAGGCCTGATCGCCGAGCGTGTCCTCGCGGACGATGTTGCCGACTACCTCCGCTTCCGCATGGTGTGCCGGACGTGGCGGCATTGCACGGCTTCCCCGCATGGGTACGGCAGCCTGGACCGCCGGTTCCACCCCCGGCGGTGGATCATGCTCCCGCAAACCATGGGCGATGTCCGGAAGCGCCGCACCTTCATGAACGTCTCGACCGGGGAGCGCCTCCAGGTGAACCTCCCGGAGCTCTGCTACCAGCACGTGTTCGGGACCACCTCCGACGGCCTCGTCGTGTTGTGCGACAGGCGCACCTACGCCATCCGCCTCCTCAACCCGCTCACCCGGCAGCTTACTAGCCTCCCGGACGCAACCACGCTGCAGTACACGGCGAGCAGCCAACAGCGTACCAGCGGGTACACACTGAAGTTCCTGCAAGTGTTTGGAGCCGGTCTCGCCGACGACTCGACCGTGGCCCTCTACTTTGGCGGGACCTGGCTGGCCACCGCCAAGCCCGGCGATAAGCAGTGGACGCGGTTGCACCACATATGGGACAACATGATCATTGCAACCTTGCCGTTCGCAGGCCGCTTCTACTGCGTCACCGAGAAGGCCATCATGGCGCTGGACACCAGCCAGCGGCAGCCGCGGCTGGTGGTGGCGGCCGGACTGGGCGATTTGGGTTCTACTAATGTGTGGTACGACCGGACCATGAAACTAGTGGACAATGGCGGGGAGCTGGTTTTGGCGCGTCGGATCCCGTTGGACAGTAAGAACCCTCTTCGAGGTGGCTACGAGGCGCACCGGGTGGATTTGGAAGCGGGAATCACCTTGCCCATGCAACAAGGGTTTGGTGGACGTGCCTTGTTCGTCGGCACACCAAGCCACCTGGGGCCAGGGCGTGCTCTGTTGTTGCCCGCCGGGCTGTTCTCTCATGTCCTTGGTGACACCGTTTACTTGTGCAACGCCACCATTGCTGACCCGCCGAGAATTGAGGCCTGCCGCCTCCTTTACGGCCATGCCCGGTCAGGGAGCGCCATTGGGCCCACTGGTCTCTCATATGGCCACCACAGCAGAGTCTACATTGGTGATGCCCGGCCATGCAGCGTCATCGACCACGTGTCTCGCTACGTATGTGGTTCGAAGATCATTGTAAAGCAGCGTCGTCATCACAGTGAACGACAGGCGCGCCATGGCCCGACTAGTGTGCACATCAAATCTGTGTAA
- the LOC123042266 gene encoding BTB/POZ and MATH domain-containing protein 2-like produces the protein MAAAPSVADGRDLTAVTGSLSEVPKVTGTHEFTIREYSRTKGMGVGKSVVSQHFSVDGRRWHIRFYPDGYSTADGGWIALYAQTLHKPQLRPVSAEFTFQLLGPDGDVRHTRRSDRACKYDTMCNSWGIRRYITRAHLESAALGAIHADSITVCCTVTIHKARRRSLAVNRPGLVKMPPPPPSSHGENAIRFLARGKVPFDVRFEVEGEVFEAHRMVVAAQSPWFEGLLYGHGREAATGKDVLLQVGGGIVTAEAFRGVLHFIYTDELPGEATAKGRKGRGSYDVTLRLLEAADYYLMERLKLMCACRLGDLIKDSTVETLMETAEVYSCKDLEQACRNYAARRGLRLLPNLENIQSAIRKRLTSSAVAPATRRIMDVASTSGAE, from the coding sequence ATGGCAGCCGCCCCTTCCGTTGCCGACGGCCGCGATCTCACGGCGGTGACGGGCTCGCTGAGCGAGGTGCCAAAGGTGACGGGCACGCACGAGTTCACGATTCGCGAGTACAGCCGTACCAAGGGCATGGGCGTGGGCAAGTCGGTCGTGTCGCAGCACTTCTCCGTCGATGGCCGGCGGTGGCACATCCGGTTCTACCCGGACGGCTACAGCACGGCGGACGGCGGATGGATCGCCTTGTACGCGCAGACGCTCCACAAGCCGCAGCTCCGCCCCGTGAGCGCCGAGTTCACCTTCCAGCTCCTCGGCCCCGACGGCGACGTCCGGCACACGCGCCGGTCCGACCGGGCCTGCAAGTACGACACCATGTGCAACAGCTGGGGCATCCGGCGCTACATCACCCGGGCGCACCTCGAGAGCGCGGCGCTTGGCGCCATCCACGCCGACTCCATCACCGTGTGCTGCACCGTGACGATCCACAAGGCGCGGAGGAGGAGCCTCGCCGTGAACCGCCCGGGGCTCGTgaagatgccgccgccgccgccgtcgagccACGGGGAGAACGCCATCAGGTTCCTCGCCCGCGGGAAGGTCCCCTTCGACGTGCGGTTCGAGGTGGAGGGCGAGGTGTTCGAGGCGCACCGGATGGTGGTGGCCGCGCAGTCGCCGTGGTTCGAGGGCCTCCTCTACGGCCACGGCCGCGAGGCGGCCACGGGGAAGGACGTGCTGCTCCAAGTAGGCGGCGGCATCGTCACGGCGGAGGCGTTCAGGGGCGTGCTCCACTTCATCTACACCGACGAGCTCCCCGGCGAGGCCACCGCCaaggggaggaaggggagggggtcgTACGACGTGACGCTGCGGCTGTTGGAGGCCGCCGACTACTACCTGATGGAGAGGCTGAAGCTGATGTGCGCGTGCAGGCTGGGCGACTTGATCAAGGACTCCACCGTGGAGACTCTGATGGAGACCGCGGAGGTCTACTCGTGCAAAGACCTCGAGCAGGCGTGCCGGAACTACGCGGCTCGCAGGGGGCTGAGATTGCTGCCAAACCTAGAAAACATACAGAGCGCCATAAGGAAGAGATTAACGTCCAGCGCCGTTGCTCCGGCGACGAGGAGGATCATGGACGTGGCATCGACGAGTGGCGCTGAGTGA